In Serinus canaria isolate serCan28SL12 chromosome 5, serCan2020, whole genome shotgun sequence, the following proteins share a genomic window:
- the EIF5 gene encoding eukaryotic translation initiation factor 5 produces the protein MSVNVNRSVSDQFYRYKMPRLIAKVEGKGNGIKTVIVNMVDVAKALNRPPTYPTKFFGCELGAQTQFDVKNDRYIVNGSHEANKLQDMLDGFIKKFVLCPECENPETDLHVNPKKQTIGNSCKACGYRGMLDTNHKLCTFILKNPPESGDTGTGKKEKEKKNRKGKDKENGSVSSNETLPPPPPEEITPPQVVEEEDDDDWGEDTTEEAQRRRMDEISDHAKNLTLSEDLERTIEERVNLLFDFVKKKKEEGVIDTSDKDIVAEAERLDVKAMGPLVLTEVLFDEKIREQIRKYRRHFLRFCHNNKKAQRYLLHGFECVVAMHQSQLISKIPHILKEMYDADLLEEEVILGWAEKASKKYVSKDLAKEIRVKAEPFIKWLKEAEEESSGNEEEDEDENIEVVYSTTASVPKVETVKPANNKDDDIDIDAI, from the exons ATGTCTGTCAACGTCAACCGCAGTGTTTCAGATCAGTTCTATCGCTACAAAATGCCCCGTCTGATTGCCAAG GTGGAGGGCAAAGGAAATGGAATAAAGACAGTTATAGTCAACATGGTTGACGTTGCAAAGGCGCTTAATCGGCCTCCAACGT ATCCTACCAAATTTTTTGGTTgtgagctgggagcacagacCCAGTTTGATGTTAAGAATGACCGTTACATTGTCAATGGATCTCATGAGGCGAATAAGCTGCAAGACATGTTGGATggattcattaaaaaatttgtTCTCTGTCCTGAGTGTGAGAATCCTGAAACTGATCTG CATGTCAATCCTAAGAAACAAACTATAGGTAACTCTTGCAAAGCCTGTGGCTATCGAGGCATGCTTGACACAAACCATAAACTCTGCACGTTCATTCTCAAAAACCCACCTG AAAGTGGTGACACTGgtacaggaaagaaagaaaaggagaagaagaacagaaaaggcaaGGACAAAGAGAATGGTTCTGTGTCCAGCAATGAGACACTTCCACCCCCACCACCAGAGGAGATTACTCCTCCACAGGTTGTG gaggaggaggatgatgatgacTGGGGTGAGGACACAACAGAAGAGGCCCAGAGGCGTAGAATGGATGAAATCAGTGACCATGCGAAGAACCTCACACTTAGTGAAGACCTGGAAAGAACTATAGAAGAGAGAGTCAACTTACTATTTGATTTTGTAAAG aaaaagaaggaagaaggtgTCATCGATACTTCTGACAAAGACATTGTAGCAGAAGCAGAGAGACTGGATGTAAAGGCCATGGGCCCACTTGTTCTCACTGAAGTCCTTTTTGATGAAAAGATTCGTGAACAAATCAGGAAATACAGACGTCACTTCCTTCGT TTCTGCCACAACAACAAGAAAGCTCAGAGGTACCTTCTCCATGGCTTCGAGTGTGTGGTAGCTATGCATCAGTCTCAGCTTATTTCAAAAATACCACatattttgaaggaaatgtATGATGCAGATCTTCTGGAAGAAGAAGTCATCCTTGGCTGGGCAGAAAAG GCTTCAAAGAAATATGTTTCCAAGGACCTTGCCAAAGAAATCCGTGTCAAAGCAGAACCATTTATTAAATGGCTAAAGGAAGCTGAAGAAGAATCTTCCGGTAATGAAGAAGAGGATGAAGATGAAAACATAGAG GTGGTGTACTCCACAACTGCCAGTGTACCTAAAGTTGAAACTGTGAAGCCTGCAAACAATAAAGATGATGATATCGATATCGATGCCATTTAA